One window of the Cryptomeria japonica chromosome 7, Sugi_1.0, whole genome shotgun sequence genome contains the following:
- the LOC131044141 gene encoding 11S globulin seed storage protein 2: MEAAPKRVLTPALPKEIISSEGGRYQVWLSSDLSLLSEGRIGAAKLILNYLGFSLPKYSDSSKVCYVLGGSGICGIVLPEADSERVVKVKRGDAIAVPFGVVSWWFNDNSSEELEVLFLGDTSKAHRTGEFTDFDLIGGSNGMYRGFSKRFMCRAWDLNESELNRVMSSQSGSGIVKLEEGTSMPTPEAEAGDNLTLVFNCEEAKPDIDIDNGGRVVVLTSNYLPILKELGLGADLVKIDKYAMCSPGHSSDSAFQVTYIIKGSGRVEVVGMDGEKVLEFDLQAGYLFIVPRFYIVSKIAGDEGMQWFSIITTPDPVFLNHAGKTGVLKALSKEIFAATFNVDEETEALFRSKRTQDAVFFPPTKNE; encoded by the exons ATGGAAGCTGCACCCAAGAGAGTTTTGACCCCAGCCTTGCCCAAGGAGATAATCAGTTCTGAGGGTGGGCGTTATCAAGTATGGCTGAGCTCAGATTTGAGTCTGCTGTCTGAAGGAAGAATTGGAGCAGCCAAACTCATTCTCAACTACCTCGGCTTTTCCTTGCCAAAGTACTCGGACTCTTCTAAGGTCTGTTATGTGCTTGGAG GATCAGGAATTTGTGGCATAGTTCTGCCTGAGGCAGACTCAGAACGGGTGGTCAAGGTTAAGAGAGGAGATGCTATTGCAGTTCCCTTTGGAGTGGTGAGCTGGTGGTTTAATGACAACTCCTCAGAGGAGCTGGAGGTCCTCTTCCTTGGGGATACATCAAAAGCCCACCGAACAGGGGAGTTCACG GATTTTGATCTCATTGGTGGCTCAAATGGGATGTACCGTGGATTTAGCAAAAGATTTATGTGCAGAGCGTGGGATCTGAATGAAAGTGAGCTCAACCGTGTTATGAGTAGCCAATCTGGAAGTGGAATTGTTAAATTAGAGGAAGGAACAAGCATGCCCACCCCTGAAGCCGAAGCAGGGGACAATCTAACACTGGTTTTCAATTGTGAGGAAGCCAAACCGGACATTGATATTGACAATGGAGGCCGTGTAGTGGTGCTCACTAGTAATTATTTGCCAATCTTGAAGGAATTAGGGTTGGGAGCAGACCTTGTTAAAATCGATAAG TATGCAATGTGTTCACCTGGGCATTCATCGGATTCAGCATTCCAAGTGACATATATAATTAAAGGCAGCGGAAGGGTTGAGGTTGTGGGCATGGATGGGGAGAAGGTGCTGGAGTTTGATTTACAGGCTGGTTATCTGTTCATTGTTCCCCGATTCTATATTGTTTCCAAGATTGCTGGAGATGAAGGGATGCAATGGTTCTCTATCATTACTACACCCGA TCCCGTGTTTCTTAATCATGCAGGTAAGACTGGTGTGTTGAAGGCCCTATCAAAGGAGATTTTTGCAGCCACCTTCAATGTAGATGAGGAGACTGAGGCTCTGTTTCGCTCTAAACGAACCCAGGATGCTGTTTTTTTCCCTCCCACCAAAAATGAGTGA